The nucleotide sequence ATGGTGAACGGCGGCATACTGACGAACTCCGGCATACTGACGAACACCGGCACACTGGATAACACCGGCACGCTGAACAATTATAACTATCTGACGAACGAAAGCGGCGGCACGCTGACGAACTCCGGCACGCTGAACAATGACTACCGGTTGACGAACTCCGGCACGCTGAACAATCAAAGCAGCGGTAGGCTGACGAACTCCGGCAGGCTGACGAACTCCGGCAGGCTGACGAACACCGGCACGTTGACGAACACTGACACACTGACGAACGAAAGCGGCGGCACATTGACGAACGAAAGCGGCGGCACGCTGACGAACACCGGCACGCTGACGAACAACCTCGGCGGCATGCTGACGAACACCGGCACTCTGAACAATGTCTATTTGTTGATAAACACCGGCACGCTGACGAACGAAAGCGGCGGCACGCTGACGAACGAAGACGGTGCCACGCTGACGAACGAAAGCGGCGGCACATTGACGAACGAAAACGGTGCCACGCTGACGAATACCGGCACGCTGACGAACAACCGTGGCGGCACGCTGACGAACGAAAGCGGCGGCACGCTGACGAACGAAAGCGGCGGCACATTGACGAACGAAGACGGTGCCACGCTGACGAACTCCGGCACGCTGACGAACAACAGCGGCAGCACGTTGATGAACAACGGCACGCTGACGAACGAAAGCGGCGGCACGCTGACGAACACCGGTACGCTGATGAACGTCATCACACTGACGAACAACGGCACGTTGACGAACTCCGGCAGGCTGGACAGTTACTACTGGTTGGCGAACTCCGGCAGGCTGACGAACACCGGCACGTTGAACAACCTCCACAACCTGACGAACTCCGGCAGGCTGACGAACACCGGCACGCTGACGAACTCCGGCATGCTCACGAACAACAGCAGCGGCACGCTGACGAACACCGGCACGCTGAACAACTACAGCTTTCTGGGGAACACCGGCACGCTGACGAACTCCGGCACGCTGAACAATTATAACTATCTGACGAACGAAAGCGGCGGCACGCTGACGAACAACAGTGGCGGCAGGCTGACGAACTCCGACAGGCTGACGAACTCCGGCACGCTGACGAATGACGACACGCTGACGAACGACGGCACGTTGACAAGCTCCGGCATGCTCACGAACAACAGCGGCGGCACGCTGACGAACACTAACACGCTGACAAGCTCCGGCATGCTTACGAACAACAGCGGCGGCACGCTGACGAACGAAAGCGGTGGCACGCTGACGAACTCCGGCACACTAACGAACACCGGCACGCTGACGAACTCCGGCACGCTGACAAGCTCCGGCATGCTGACGAACGAAAGCGGCGGCACGCTGACAAACTCCGGCACGCTGACAAGCTCCGGCACGCTCAACAATTACGGCTCCATCGACAATTCTGGCGGCACGCTGACCGTGGCCAGCGGCGGCGCATACAAGGGCTATTCCGGCTCCAGTTTGCGCAGCGGCACGTTCAAGGTGCTTTCCGGTGGATCGCTCGGCATGGCTGTTGGCTCCAGCCTGAACGTGAACAGCCTCTCTTTTTCCTCCGGGGGGGCATACTCCATTCTGGGTTCAAGAACAGGCACGGTAACGCTGTACGGAGCGGTCAACCTGCTCGACAGTTCGGACACGGCGTACACGGGCACGCTAACCAAGACCAGCAGCGGGTTTTTATTTTCAACTGTTTTTTCCGCCACGTCCGGGGCCAGTTTTGCCACGCTCACCTATACGGCCAAAAATCTGGGCGAAGTGGTGAGCGGCAACGCCAGCGCGCTGGACGGCGTGCGCGCAAGCGCCGCGTCTGGCTCATCCGTGGCAAGCTACTTCAACAGGCTGTACACCAGCAACGATTCCAGGCAGGTGCAGAGCGCCGTGCAGCAAACCGCGGGCGAGGGCGTGGTGAACGGCGGGCGGCTTGTTCTGGCTCAGGCGCAGGCCTTTCACGGGGCCATAGGCCAGCAGCAAAGCAGCTTTGGCTCCGGGCAGCATTCCCTGGCCCTGGGCGCGGCGCCGGGCTTTTGGTCCACGGCCGGGCAGCAGGGGGGCGACGTGTTTGCAACCATGAGCGGCGATTCCGGCCTGTTGCAGACCCTGGCGCAAATTGGGGCCATGAACAGCGCAAACCAGGGGCCGCAGCGCTCGGACGCCGTGGAATTTCGTGGGCAGGCGCACTGGCTGCATCAGGGCGCGCACGACGGCCTGAGCGGCTACGATGCCGAGATGGGCCTGGCGGCGCTGGGCTACGACACGCCGGTTTCCGAAAACGTGCGTATCGGCTTTGCCGGGGGCTTCAGCGGCGGGCAGTCGCGCGGGGCGGGCGTTACCAGCAACGTAAAGTCGTGGTTTTTTGGCCCTTATTACACCTTGAAGCTCGGCCAGATCACGCTTGATGGCGATGTGACCTATACCTACAGCCAGGGCAGCATGAACGGCAGTTACAGCTTCCCCGTGGCGGATTCCACCTCCGGCAATTTCAACGCCGACACGTTATCCGGCAACCTCAAGGCCTCGCACGCTTTTGAATTCGACGAGGGCGTGCTTCGGCTTATTCCTTCCGTGGGCATCGAGGCCATGACCACCCGGCGTTATGCCTTTACGGAATCGGGCAGTTTTATCACCCGGCGCTATGCCGCAGCCACCATGAACAGCGTGGGCATTCCCGTGGGCGCGGCCCTGCAACGGGACTTCGAATTCGGCAAAACCACGGTGACGCCGGAATTTTCGGCGTTCTACGTGCGCAAACTGGCCGACACTGCCCCCACCGCAAGCGTTACCCTGCTGGACAGCACAACATCTTCCACCACCAAGGGGGCGGACGCCGGGCGCGACCTGCTGCGCGCGGGATTTGGCATCCGTGCTGACCTTGGCGGCGGCTTTTCAGCCAGCGTCCGCTACACCGGCGAATTCGGCGACCGCTATACCGACAACGGCGCGGAGCTGATGCTCAAGTACGAATTCTAGGGGGCGGTGCGATGCATTTGAAAAAAAGAATTCTCTCACACAGCCAGCCTTGAGGTAATTTTCTGTGTCGAATTTCGGCAAAAATATCGCAGGCAGACGCAATGCGCAGCGTACTGGCGGGGACAGATAGGGCAGTTGCCGCAGCCCCCTTGAAGCCGCGTGGAAGAATAAAACAGTATAACCGCAAGGACCAGTGCCGTGTTTTCATTCCCACACCTGTGCGGGCGTCGCCGTACGTTTTTTCTCCCGGCGGGGTTCAACCGCCTGCGCCGTTTTTTGGGCGTTCTCAACATGGTGATTCTGTCCCTCATACTGGAACTGGCAGCCGCGCCTTGCGCATTGGCGACCACGTATAATGTATCTGGAACCAAATACGGCAGCATAAGTGCCGGTGACGAGTGGGTTGTGTCAATCGGTAATACGCTAGAAACCTACGGTGTACAGATCAATGGCACGCTGGCGAACTCCGGCACGATGAACAACTCCTTCAACTTGGAAAACCGCGGCACGCTGACGAACAACAGCGGCGGCACGCTGAACAATAACTTTATAATGTCGAGTTTCGGCACGCTGACAAACTCCGGCACGTTAACGAACAACCTCAGTCTGGGGAACTCCGGCACGCTGACGAACACCGGCACGTTAACGAACAGCTGCAGGATGTGGAATGGCGGCACGCTGACGAACACCGGCATACTGACGAACTCCGACACGCTGACGAACGCTGGCACGTTGGATAATTACTCCTTGTTGACGAACACCGGCACGCTGAACAATGAAAGCGGCGGCACGCTGACGAACACCGGCATACTGACGAACTCCGGCAGGCTGGCGAACTCCGGCACGCTGACGAACACCAACATGCTGACGAACGAAAGTCGCGGCACATTGACGAACGAAAACGGTGCCACGCTGACGAACACCGGCACGCTGAACAATCAAAGCGGCGGCACGCTGACGAACAACAGCGGCGGCACGCTGAACAATGCCCGTTTGTTGATAAACAGCGGCACGCTGACGAACAACAGCGGCGGCACGCTGAACAATCAAAGCGGCGGCACGCTGACGAACGAAAGCAGCGGCACGCTGACGAACAGCGGCACGCTGAACAATGAAAGCGGCGGCACGCTGGCGAACACCAGCGGCGGCACGCTGACGAACTCCGGCACGCTGACGAACTCCGGCACGCTGACGAACGAAAGACGCACGCTGACGAACTCCGGCACGCTGACAAACAAAAGCGGTGGCACGCTGACGAACGACAACTGCGGCACGCTGACGAACTCCGGCACGCTGACGAACGAAAGCGGCGGCACGCTGACGAACAGAGACAGCGGCACGCTGACGAACGAAAGCAGCGGCACGCTGACGAACTCCGGCACGCTGGACAGTAACTACATGTTTTTGAACTACCAAGGCGGCACGCTGACGAACACCAGCGGCGGCACGCTGAACGCCCACCACATAATGGTGAACAGGGGCACGCTGACGAACGATAACGGCGCCACGCTGAACATCAGCGGCGGCGGCTTGTACTCCTCCGGCACGCTGACGAACTCCGGCACGCTGGCGAACTCCGGCGGGCTGATAAACAGCGGCACGCTGAACAATCAAAGCAGCGGTAGGCTGACGAGCACTGACACGCTGACGAACGAAAGCGGCGGCATATTGACGAACGCAAACGGTGCCACGCTGAAGAATACCGGCACGCTGACGAACGAAAGCGGCGGCATACTGACGAACTCCGGCACGCTGAACAATGCCTATTTGTTGATAAACACCGGCACGCTGACGAACGAAAGCGGCGGCACGCTGACGAACGAAAGCGGCGGCACGCTGACGAACAACAGCGGCGGCACGCTGAACAATTACTACTATCTGTGGAACTACGGTGGGCTGACGAACGAAAGCGGCGGCACGCTGACGAACAATAGCAACGGCGTACTGTCAAACTCCGGCAGGCTATCAAACTTAGGCAGGCTGACGAACTCCGGCATACTGAACAATTACGACTCACTGGCGAACTACGGCACGCTGACGAACACCGGTACGCTGACGAACAACAGCGGCGGCACGCTGACGAACGGAAACGGCGGCACGCTGTACAATTACTACTCGTTGACGAACACCGGCACGCTGACGAACGCCGGCACGCTGACGAACGAAAACGGCAGCATATTGACGAACGGAAACGGCGGCACGCTGTACAATTACTACTCGTTGACGAACTCCGGCACGCTGACGAACACCGGCACGCTGACGAACGAAAACGGCAGCATATTGACGAACGGAAACGGCGGCACGCTGAACAATGACTATTTGTTGAT is from Desulfovibrio desulfuricans and encodes:
- a CDS encoding autotransporter outer membrane beta-barrel domain-containing protein, translated to MFSFPHLCGRRRTFFLPAGFNRLRRFLGALNMVILFLLLELAAAPCALATTYNVSGIKFGSSISAGDEWVVSIGNTLETYGVANSGTLANSGTLNNHDYLPNANGGTLTNSGTLNNYFRLANSSTLTNTGTLNNYSSLGNSGTLTNTGTLTNNSQMVNGGILTNSGILTNTGTLDNTGTLNNYNYLTNESGGTLTNSGTLNNDYRLTNSGTLNNQSSGRLTNSGRLTNSGRLTNTGTLTNTDTLTNESGGTLTNESGGTLTNTGTLTNNLGGMLTNTGTLNNVYLLINTGTLTNESGGTLTNEDGATLTNESGGTLTNENGATLTNTGTLTNNRGGTLTNESGGTLTNESGGTLTNEDGATLTNSGTLTNNSGSTLMNNGTLTNESGGTLTNTGTLMNVITLTNNGTLTNSGRLDSYYWLANSGRLTNTGTLNNLHNLTNSGRLTNTGTLTNSGMLTNNSSGTLTNTGTLNNYSFLGNTGTLTNSGTLNNYNYLTNESGGTLTNNSGGRLTNSDRLTNSGTLTNDDTLTNDGTLTSSGMLTNNSGGTLTNTNTLTSSGMLTNNSGGTLTNESGGTLTNSGTLTNTGTLTNSGTLTSSGMLTNESGGTLTNSGTLTSSGTLNNYGSIDNSGGTLTVASGGAYKGYSGSSLRSGTFKVLSGGSLGMAVGSSLNVNSLSFSSGGAYSILGSRTGTVTLYGAVNLLDSSDTAYTGTLTKTSSGFLFSTVFSATSGASFATLTYTAKNLGEVVSGNASALDGVRASAASGSSVASYFNRLYTSNDSRQVQSAVQQTAGEGVVNGGRLVLAQAQAFHGAIGQQQSSFGSGQHSLALGAAPGFWSTAGQQGGDVFATMSGDSGLLQTLAQIGAMNSANQGPQRSDAVEFRGQAHWLHQGAHDGLSGYDAEMGLAALGYDTPVSENVRIGFAGGFSGGQSRGAGVTSNVKSWFFGPYYTLKLGQITLDGDVTYTYSQGSMNGSYSFPVADSTSGNFNADTLSGNLKASHAFEFDEGVLRLIPSVGIEAMTTRRYAFTESGSFITRRYAAATMNSVGIPVGAALQRDFEFGKTTVTPEFSAFYVRKLADTAPTASVTLLDSTTSSTTKGADAGRDLLRAGFGIRADLGGGFSASVRYTGEFGDRYTDNGAELMLKYEF